From Anaerococcus urinomassiliensis:
ATCAACAGTAACATACTGACCACCCTTATAAATTTTTCCATCGAAAATATCAACCCAGCTACTTGAATCAGGTAAGTATAATTCTCTACTGGTCATACCTTCATATAAAATAGGTGCAACTAGCATTTTATCTCCAAACATATATTCATTATCAACATTCCAGCATTCTTTATCTTCTGGGAATTCGTAGAATAAAGGTCTCATCAGAGGATTTCCGAAATCATGAGCGTCTTGCATTAAGTTGTCTATATAATCTATGATTTTTTCCCTTATGTGTAAATATCTAGTAAATATTTCCTCAGCTTGATCTCCATATGACCATATTTCATTAGGTGCACCTGTAGGCATTCTTCCGCCACCTTTGTTAGAAAGTGGTTTACTATGTGGTAGCCTGTCACCGTGCATTCTAAGAATTGGCGAAAATGTTGCATATTGAAACCATCTAATCATTAGTTCCCTGAAACCTTCATCGTTTGGATTACCACCATGGAAACCACCTATATCCGTTGTCCACCATGGTAGGCCTGCCATTCCAACATTCAGTCCTGTATTAACCTGATTTCTTAAAGCTCTAAAACTACTATCTATATCACCCGACCAAGCCAATGCGCCATATCTTTGTGCACCAGCCCAAGCTCCTCTTACAAGTGTAACAACTGGCTTTTCACTTTCACTCAATCCATCATATATCATCTTAAGATATCCAATTGGATATAAATTCCCAATTTGTAGAACGGTTCCTTTATGATATCTATAATTGTCAAAATCATATACTGCATAGCCAGGCTCTGCAACATCTATCCAATAGTAGTCTATGCCTAAAGATTCATAATTCTTCTTCAATAAAGACCACACATATTCAGTAGCTTCTCTATTAGTAGTATCTACAAAAACAGTTGTTCCCTGAATTTGCATAGTGAGTCTAACACCCCTATTTACATCTACCAAATAACCATTTTCCAGATAAACATTGTAGTTTTCAGCATCAGTTTGTACAGTAGGCCATACAGAAATCAAAGGTTCAACATTATAATTATTTTTCAAGTCATCAATCAGCACTTTTACATTTGGCCAGTAGTCCTCATCAAACTTATATTCCCCTTGGTGAGGCCAGTGAAAATAATCAATAGCAATTGTAGATAATTCAATCCCCCTTTCTTTATATCCTTTTACTACTTCCATTACTTCTTCAGGAGTTCTGTATCTTAACTTGCTTTGCCATAATCCCAATAAATTTTTTGGCATTTTAGGAACTCTTCCTGTTACAGCGGTATATTTTTGCATTATTTCTTTTGGGCTATCACCTGCACAAATCCAATAGTCGATTGAAAAAGTAGAAGGCATTTTCCATTCAGTAATATTTTTTGCAAAATTAACCTTACCAATACCTGGATTATTCCATAAAAAACCATAGTTCAAATTAGAAATATAAAAAGGTATAGATATTTGTGAATTTCTTTGTGCAAGTTCTAAACTAGTATATTTAAGATCTAGAAATTCGTGTTGATACTGACCCATACCAAATATTTTTTCTTTATTATCTGATTCAAATCTACATGTGATTTCAAAATCTCCACCATTATTCGATCTATACTCTCGTGACTTTAATTTTAATGTGGAGTTAAAATCTCTGGTAACTTCTATATTTCCTACATCTTCTGAACCATCATCGTGTTTTACAGCTCTTAATCGGATATACTCTCTTAGAATAATTTCATTTTTGTCATTATAAAATGTTATTCTATCCCTATGATCCAATATAGCACATATCTTTCCATTCCTAATACTATAGGATCCATTTTTTAAATCCTTAACCTCTACATCTAAAATGTCATTAGA
This genomic window contains:
- a CDS encoding glycoside hydrolase family 31 protein, translated to MIGLYKDRIEKKFDKELLIIEAWSKDSIRVRAFPDRKCNNENYALLEKSNDILDVEVKDLKNGSYSIRNGKICAILDHRDRITFYNDKNEIILREYIRLRAVKHDDGSEDVGNIEVTRDFNSTLKLKSREYRSNNGGDFEITCRFESDNKEKIFGMGQYQHEFLDLKYTSLELAQRNSQISIPFYISNLNYGFLWNNPGIGKVNFAKNITEWKMPSTFSIDYWICAGDSPKEIMQKYTAVTGRVPKMPKNLLGLWQSKLRYRTPEEVMEVVKGYKERGIELSTIAIDYFHWPHQGEYKFDEDYWPNVKVLIDDLKNNYNVEPLISVWPTVQTDAENYNVYLENGYLVDVNRGVRLTMQIQGTTVFVDTTNREATEYVWSLLKKNYESLGIDYYWIDVAEPGYAVYDFDNYRYHKGTVLQIGNLYPIGYLKMIYDGLSESEKPVVTLVRGAWAGAQRYGALAWSGDIDSSFRALRNQVNTGLNVGMAGLPWWTTDIGGFHGGNPNDEGFRELMIRWFQYATFSPILRMHGDRLPHSKPLSNKGGGRMPTGAPNEIWSYGDQAEEIFTRYLHIREKIIDYIDNLMQDAHDFGNPLMRPLFYEFPEDKECWNVDNEYMFGDKMLVAPILYEGMTSRELYLPDSSSWVDIFDGKIYKGGQYVTVDANIDKIPVFIKEGSSNEFKALLEFTNNNQHENI